A section of the Betaproteobacteria bacterium genome encodes:
- a CDS encoding PAS-domain containing protein — protein MLWRKYDWTAATAIPAVVFLLGLCISATAGWWVKRDIDTKSEATFQHSVDRVSAEISRRFRQPLYGLQGAKGMYAANSQITRAQFRAYVDSRDLAREFPGVNGFGFIKRVPRTDLDAFLAAERADDAPQFAIRRLGNENMLVPKDLYIIKFIEPLGHNFAAFGLDLGSERLRRAGIEQAIETGDPTLSAPITLVQDERRGAGFLLFVPVFRHGTDPTTASQRRSALIGLLYAPMFAADLLRGIADVDAELADFELYDVTGTAGSVPASQRVFDSFNSASHPGHIIATPLHSRFQAMRNVELPGRDLKLRVRSTPQFDATISGSPPWLLFAGGALISAMLAMLLRKQASGRHRAEVFAQHMTTDLERLAQVAKHTSNAVLITDRELRITWVNEGFNRIYTQFNGRAPGDMSGKTLNELLKLTSGKIEPAMLKTLANAIASGACCRIEISHRAEGGCEHWLDVELQPLHDSRGELTGYMEIGSDITERKRADIELRKLSRAIEQSPASIVITDRAGLIDYVNPRFEQVSGYPKAEVIGRNPRILQSGRTAPAVYKELWAAISAGEEWRGELCNRRRNGEPYWEIAAISGVRGENGEIEHYIAVKEDITDRRQAEMESRHQSEVMSSVLENLPCGLSVFNADLRLVAENAKFRHILDLPDTLFDVALPDFEDIIRFSAARGEYGTDDIEATVKAIVDRARLPSVPYQFERIGPTGTPLEIRGSPMPGGGFVTTYTDISARRQAETEVKRSTELLRGAIDAIDEAFVLFDPDDRLVFCNDKYRHIFGSMAEPIVPGMSFEDVLRRYAEHYECPAHSTSVDEWVAERKAAHNTGDTTVVQRLNDGRSLRIVERRMPDGHIVGFRIDITELVRATEAAQEAKAIAEAATIAKSQFLANMSHEIRTPMNAILGMLALLRKTELTNRQADYAAKTEGAARALLGLLNDILDFSKVEAGKMTLDPHPFRIDQLLRDLSVILSANIGPKNVEVLFDIDPALPRHLVGDAMRLQQVLINLSGNAIKFTAEGEVVVSLKVANLEANAVTLEISVRDTGIGIARKTRHAFSAASRRRRPQPPAVLAEAAWGWPSVNAWWR, from the coding sequence ATGCTGTGGCGCAAATACGATTGGACCGCGGCAACTGCGATTCCGGCAGTCGTGTTCCTGCTCGGGTTATGCATTTCCGCCACAGCGGGCTGGTGGGTAAAGCGCGACATCGATACAAAGTCCGAGGCCACGTTTCAACACAGCGTGGACCGCGTCTCCGCGGAAATATCGCGACGCTTTCGGCAGCCGCTCTATGGGCTGCAAGGTGCAAAGGGCATGTATGCCGCCAACTCGCAAATCACGCGCGCACAATTTCGCGCCTATGTCGACTCGCGTGATCTGGCGCGTGAGTTCCCCGGCGTAAACGGTTTCGGTTTCATCAAGCGCGTTCCGCGCACGGATCTGGACGCGTTCCTTGCCGCCGAAAGAGCCGACGACGCGCCGCAGTTCGCTATCCGCCGGCTCGGCAACGAGAACATGCTGGTCCCCAAGGATCTATACATCATCAAGTTCATCGAGCCTCTCGGCCACAATTTTGCCGCCTTTGGGCTCGATCTGGGGTCCGAGCGCCTGCGGCGAGCCGGCATTGAACAAGCCATCGAGACCGGTGACCCCACGCTCAGCGCGCCGATCACACTGGTGCAGGATGAACGGCGCGGCGCGGGATTCCTGTTATTCGTGCCGGTGTTTCGGCACGGCACGGACCCAACGACAGCCAGCCAACGGCGGTCGGCGTTGATCGGTCTGTTATACGCCCCGATGTTCGCGGCGGATTTGCTGCGTGGCATCGCCGATGTCGACGCAGAATTAGCGGATTTCGAACTGTACGACGTTACCGGCACCGCCGGCTCGGTACCGGCGAGCCAGCGCGTTTTCGATTCCTTCAACAGCGCCAGTCATCCCGGCCATATCATCGCAACGCCGCTCCACAGCCGCTTCCAGGCGATGCGCAATGTGGAGTTGCCTGGTCGTGACCTCAAGCTGCGGGTGCGCAGCACACCGCAGTTTGACGCGACCATTTCAGGCTCGCCTCCTTGGTTGCTGTTCGCGGGAGGCGCACTGATCAGCGCCATGCTCGCCATGTTGCTGCGAAAACAAGCGTCCGGCCGCCATCGCGCCGAGGTATTTGCGCAGCACATGACCACCGATCTCGAACGCCTCGCACAGGTGGCCAAGCACACCTCGAATGCGGTGCTGATCACCGACCGTGAGTTGCGCATCACCTGGGTCAACGAGGGCTTCAATCGTATCTACACGCAATTCAACGGCCGTGCACCCGGTGATATGTCGGGCAAAACTCTCAACGAACTCCTCAAGCTCACCAGCGGCAAAATCGAGCCGGCCATGTTGAAGACGCTGGCCAATGCGATTGCCAGCGGCGCCTGCTGCCGTATCGAGATTTCCCACCGCGCGGAAGGTGGCTGCGAGCACTGGCTCGATGTCGAGCTACAACCGCTACATGATTCCCGTGGCGAACTGACCGGCTACATGGAGATCGGCAGCGACATCACCGAACGCAAACGCGCAGACATTGAACTGCGCAAGTTGTCGCGCGCGATCGAGCAAAGCCCGGCCTCTATCGTCATTACCGACCGCGCTGGATTGATCGACTATGTAAATCCCCGCTTTGAACAGGTATCGGGTTACCCAAAAGCCGAAGTGATCGGCCGGAATCCTCGCATTCTCCAGTCCGGGCGCACGGCGCCGGCGGTCTACAAGGAACTTTGGGCGGCGATTTCGGCCGGCGAAGAATGGCGCGGCGAGCTTTGCAACCGTCGCAGGAACGGCGAGCCGTATTGGGAAATTGCCGCGATCTCGGGTGTCAGGGGGGAAAACGGCGAGATTGAGCACTACATCGCCGTAAAGGAGGACATCACTGATCGCAGGCAGGCGGAGATGGAATCACGCCACCAAAGCGAGGTGATGAGCAGTGTGCTGGAGAACCTTCCTTGCGGCTTGAGCGTGTTCAACGCCGACCTGCGCCTGGTCGCCGAGAACGCTAAATTCCGGCACATCCTCGACCTGCCGGACACGCTGTTCGACGTGGCGCTTCCCGATTTCGAGGACATCATTCGCTTCAGCGCCGCGCGCGGCGAGTACGGCACGGATGACATCGAAGCCACGGTGAAGGCGATCGTCGACCGTGCGCGGCTGCCATCGGTACCATACCAGTTTGAACGCATCGGTCCGACCGGTACGCCGCTGGAAATCCGTGGCAGCCCGATGCCAGGTGGCGGCTTCGTGACCACCTATACCGATATCAGCGCTCGCCGCCAGGCAGAGACCGAAGTCAAGCGCAGCACCGAGCTGTTGCGCGGCGCCATCGACGCCATCGACGAGGCATTCGTGCTGTTTGATCCCGATGACCGGCTGGTTTTTTGCAACGACAAATATCGACATATTTTCGGCTCAATGGCGGAACCGATCGTGCCGGGAATGTCTTTCGAGGATGTCCTGAGAAGATATGCGGAGCACTACGAGTGCCCGGCGCACAGTACGTCGGTCGATGAATGGGTGGCCGAGCGCAAGGCCGCGCATAATACAGGCGACACCACGGTGGTGCAGCGCCTGAACGACGGCCGCAGCCTGCGTATTGTCGAGCGCAGGATGCCCGACGGCCACATCGTCGGTTTTCGCATCGATATCACGGAGCTGGTACGTGCGACCGAGGCCGCGCAGGAAGCCAAAGCCATTGCCGAGGCCGCCACCATCGCCAAGAGCCAATTCCTCGCCAACATGAGCCACGAAATCCGCACGCCGATGAACGCGATCCTCGGCATGCTTGCGCTGCTGCGCAAGACCGAGCTCACCAACCGCCAGGCAGACTACGCCGCCAAGACCGAGGGCGCCGCGCGCGCGCTACTGGGACTGCTCAACGATATCCTGGACTTTTCGAAGGTCGAAGCCGGCAAGATGACGCTCGACCCGCATCCGTTTCGCATCGACCAGTTGCTGCGCGACCTGTCGGTCATTCTCTCTGCCAACATCGGCCCGAAAAATGTCGAAGTACTGTTCGACATCGATCCGGCGCTGCCGCGGCATCTTGTCGGCGATGCGATGCGATTGCAGCAGGTACTGATCAACCTGAGCGGCAATGCCATCAAGTTCACCGCCGAAGGTGAAGTGGTGGTGTCATTGAAAGTTGCGAATCTGGAAGCAAACGCGGTGACACTCGAAATTTCCGTGCGCGACACCGGCATCGGCATCGCCCGGAAAACCAGACACGCATTTTCAGCGGCTTCACGCAGGCGGAGGCCTCAACCACCCGCCGTTTTGGCGGAAGCGGCCTGGGGGTGGCCATCAGTCAACGCCTGGTGGCGCTGA
- a CDS encoding response regulator has translation MRSLRRLLPPLRALVVDDNPTACEVLDRMARSLGWTVDVAASGEQALDILRTKNATGIHYQVVFVDWQMPGLDGWETSQRIHQLGLTGAVPVVVMVTAHGREMLAQRSEAEQTLLDGYLVKPVTASMLFDAVVDARSGHAHPHPSQRGSSATGTRLAGMYLLVAEDNLNNQQVARELLESEGATVQIANDGREAVEAVAAAQPPFDIVLMDLQMPVMDGFTATSRIRQDLGQHAIPIIAMTANVMASDRAACLAAGMNDHVGKPFDLNHLVRVLRKYTGQPEWPELKLGVPELALPAVVIDAAITADVDIAVALKRIDRNLGLYQRMLRTFIKDLSGMPSQLSEHVARNESESAIRLLHTLKGLAATLGATALAGVAARGEKQLAASTAPGGRRDRATGIGCYPRGEPQP, from the coding sequence GTGCGGTCGCTACGGCGCCTGCTGCCTCCGCTACGCGCGCTTGTCGTTGACGACAACCCAACCGCTTGCGAGGTACTGGATCGCATGGCCCGCTCACTCGGCTGGACAGTGGACGTCGCCGCCAGCGGTGAACAGGCGCTTGATATTTTGCGGACAAAAAATGCAACCGGCATCCATTACCAGGTCGTGTTTGTTGATTGGCAGATGCCGGGATTGGACGGCTGGGAAACGAGCCAGCGCATTCACCAGCTCGGATTGACCGGCGCGGTCCCGGTGGTGGTGATGGTCACCGCCCATGGCCGCGAGATGCTTGCGCAGCGCAGTGAAGCCGAACAAACGCTGCTCGACGGCTACCTTGTCAAGCCGGTCACCGCCTCCATGCTGTTCGATGCCGTGGTCGATGCGCGATCCGGCCACGCGCACCCGCATCCGTCGCAACGTGGCAGTTCCGCCACGGGCACACGGCTGGCAGGCATGTATTTACTTGTGGCCGAGGATAACCTTAATAACCAGCAAGTTGCACGCGAATTGCTGGAAAGCGAAGGCGCGACGGTGCAGATCGCCAATGACGGCCGGGAAGCGGTCGAGGCGGTTGCCGCCGCCCAACCGCCATTCGATATCGTACTGATGGATCTGCAGATGCCAGTAATGGATGGTTTTACCGCGACCAGCCGGATTCGTCAGGACCTTGGTCAACATGCCATTCCCATCATTGCAATGACCGCCAACGTCATGGCATCCGATCGCGCAGCTTGTCTGGCGGCCGGCATGAACGACCATGTCGGCAAGCCCTTCGATCTGAACCACCTGGTGCGCGTGCTGAGGAAGTACACCGGCCAGCCTGAGTGGCCAGAGCTCAAGTTGGGCGTACCCGAACTTGCGTTGCCGGCAGTGGTCATCGACGCGGCCATCACCGCGGATGTGGACATTGCGGTTGCGTTAAAACGGATCGACCGCAATCTGGGACTCTATCAGCGGATGCTGCGCACGTTCATCAAGGACTTGTCCGGCATGCCCTCTCAGCTTTCAGAACATGTGGCACGAAACGAATCCGAGTCCGCCATTCGGCTGCTGCACACACTGAAAGGTTTGGCGGCCACGCTGGGTGCGACGGCACTCGCAGGCGTTGCGGCAAGGGGCGAAAAGCAACTGGCCGCGAGCACCGCACCCGGAGGCCGCCGCGATCGCGCAACAGGCATCGGATGCTATCCGCGCGGCGAACCCCAGCCTTGA
- a CDS encoding PleD family two-component system response regulator, which produces MNFISGFAVQPPRRPRILVVDDQPVNIQTLYQAFSADHQVLMATGGEQALALCASHQPDLVLLDVMMPGMDGYEVCRRLKADAATRDIPVIFVTAHNDEAAETRGLELGAVDFISKPINPNIVRARAKTHLTLKAQADLLRQWVYIDGLTGVHNRRHFDERLAAEWGRAVRNNTALSVVLLDVDYFKRYNDRYGHQAGDECLRKIAATLKEGLRRPTDLVARYGGEEFVCLLPDTDPRGAIQLAERLGQQVFARQIEHADSSVAPVVTVSLGVCCKSDVAVGSAAALLRGADAQLYIAKERGRNRTCWAELNSPQTLCAPHDPATEEDIVKSISTGQTVPAAQTPHINLPPH; this is translated from the coding sequence ATGAATTTCATCTCCGGCTTCGCCGTCCAGCCGCCGCGCCGGCCGCGGATATTGGTGGTGGACGACCAGCCCGTCAACATCCAGACGCTCTATCAGGCGTTCTCCGCCGACCATCAGGTGCTGATGGCCACCGGTGGCGAGCAGGCGCTCGCGCTCTGCGCAAGCCACCAGCCCGACCTGGTGCTGCTGGATGTGATGATGCCCGGCATGGACGGCTATGAGGTCTGCCGCCGGCTCAAGGCCGATGCGGCGACGCGCGACATTCCTGTGATCTTTGTGACCGCCCACAACGATGAAGCGGCCGAGACACGCGGCCTTGAACTCGGCGCGGTGGATTTCATCTCCAAGCCAATCAACCCGAATATCGTGCGCGCGCGGGCCAAGACTCACCTGACACTAAAGGCGCAAGCGGATCTGCTGCGTCAATGGGTGTACATCGACGGCCTCACGGGCGTGCACAACCGGCGCCACTTCGATGAACGGCTGGCCGCCGAGTGGGGACGGGCCGTGCGCAATAACACCGCGCTCAGCGTCGTGCTGCTGGATGTGGACTACTTCAAACGCTACAACGACCGTTATGGCCATCAGGCTGGCGATGAATGCCTGCGCAAGATTGCCGCCACCCTGAAGGAAGGCCTCCGGCGGCCCACCGATCTGGTCGCTCGCTATGGAGGCGAAGAATTCGTTTGCCTGTTGCCGGATACCGATCCGCGCGGCGCGATTCAACTCGCCGAGCGGCTCGGGCAACAAGTATTTGCACGGCAGATCGAGCACGCCGACTCGTCGGTCGCGCCGGTGGTCACCGTGAGTCTGGGTGTCTGCTGCAAGAGTGACGTCGCAGTCGGCAGCGCGGCGGCACTCCTGCGCGGCGCCGATGCGCAGCTCTACATAGCCAAGGAGCGCGGACGGAACCGGACGTGTTGGGCCGAGCTGAATTCGCCGCAAACTCTGTGTGCGCCGCACGACCCGGCAACCGAAGAGGACATTGTCAAGTCGATTTCGACGGGACAGACTGTGCCAGCCGCGCAAACGCCTCACATAAATCTTCCACCGCATTAG